From Paenibacillus sp. FSL H8-0537:
TCCAGCAGCATTCCATTGTCATAAGCCGCTTTCGGCACATACCGATAGGCGAGATCCCCTGCCATTATAGTCACCCCAGCAGCAATAAAGCGCTTGGGTACGACGACGGCAACCATCTCTTGACGCTGCAATTGCAGCTGCTGAATCTGAAACAGGCCGTACACAAGCGCACCCGAGAAGAGCGCAGCCAGCACACTTATCCAAATATTCCTTTTTCTATTCATCCCTTCTCCCTTCCGAGCCATTAGCAGACAACAAAAAAAGAACGCAGCAGCAGCCTGTAAAAGGCTTAACTACTAGCGTTCTTCGCTAAGTATTGCTCATATACAATTGGATTGTTCCTTGATTAACCACATAATAGCAAAGGAAACATTTCTTGTCCATCTATTTTTAAAAAATAAATTTTCACACGCCGCTTATGCACAAATGCGCTCTCCTACAGCATCAACGATGCTATAAAAAAGCGCATTTATACAGGATTTAGCCCGTTAAGAAGAAAGGCCTGACGGCGTCCTTTCTATAGACGCCATCGTTTAAAAATCAATCAGGCCCACACTAATCAGCAGCGCGTCATCAACTTTACGCATCGTTTCATCGTCCAAATGCGTAATTTTGTCGGTTAGCCGCTGTTTGTCGATCGTTCGAATCTGCTCAAGCAGAACGACGGAATCCCGGTCAAAGCCATGTGCAGCCGCGTTCATTTCTACATGTGTAGGGAGCTTCGCCTTCTGAATCTGCGCGGTAATGGCCGCCACAATGACGGTCGGACTAAACCGGTTGCCGATATCATTCTGAATGACAAGAACAGGCCGCACTCCTCCCTGCTCCGATCCGACGACAGGTGACAGATCAGCAAAGAACACGTCTCCACGTTTTACGATCAAGCTCTACACCCCGCTTACAAGACGGCCGAGCGTGTGATCAGCCTCTACCTCCGCTTGAAAAGCTTCCGAGGCCATGTTCAAGTTGATTTTAGCCATCTCCAGATACCCACGCTGCATGGACTCGCGGATTTGCCGTTTCTTTCTTTCCACAAGGTACAGCTTCATAGCCTGCCTAATAAATTCACTGCGGTTAGAGTTCTCCTTAGCTACGATACCGTCAACCTCCTCCAGTAAATGATCCGGCAAGCTAATCATGATCCTCTTGGTGTTCTGCACATTGGCCACCGAACAAGCACCTCCAAAACTTCTCCACAACCTTTAATACACATTATTGCAATAATAAGGCCCCTCTATACTTCAACATATCTATGTCAGCGATATATCAAATATGCTGTACGAACATGACGTACTTTAGCGTCTTTAAACCCGACCTAGCATTAATTCGAGACAAATGGTGAAATCCCTCTTTTTTTGCGTAAAAATGGCATTTGAAATTTTTCCCGCATGCTTATGCTGTCAAATTAAAGGATTTACGACGGATAGCGCCTTTCCGTCCTTCATATAGACACGCGGTACACGAGCGGCCAGCATGCAGGTAACCTCATAATTAATCGTATCGAGCTGCTTCGCAACCTCTTCTACAGAAATCCGCGCATTGCCCTGCTCGCCAATGAGCACAACCTCTTCGCCTTGCTCTACGGCTTCTCCAGCTTCCGTCGCCGCTGCATCAAGCGCAATCATGCACTGATCCATGCAAATCGTACCGCGGACAGGAACCTTCACGCCACGGACGAGCGCTTGTGCTTTGCCTGTGAGCATCCGGCTAAAGCCGTCGGCATAGCCAATCGGGAGCGTGCCAATCCGCTCCTCGCCCTCCGTCACATAACGTGCGCCATAGCTGATACCCCAGCCTGAAGGTGCATTTTTCACCATAACGATCTCCGTCTTAAGCGATAATACGGGCTCCAACTGCAGCTCATCATGGCGCACCTCATCCGACGGGTAAAGGCCATACATACTGATGCCAAGCCGCAGCATATTGCCCGCAAGCTCCGGCGTATCCATGCCTGCAGCGCTATTCGCCGCATGGATAATCGGAATGGGCAGCTCCTGCTGCAGCACATAACGAACAATTTCCTGAAAGCGCTCATGCTGCAAAATCGTATAGCTTTTGTCATGCTCATCCGCACGAGAGTAGTGGGTAAATAAGCCTTCGACTTCAAGCTGGGGAACGGAAAGCGCCTTTTCGATAAAAGGGATAGCCGCATCCGCTCCAATGAGCCCAAGCCGTCCCATGCCGGAATCCACTTTAATATGAACCTTTAGCTTATGGTTAAAATGATCCTCATCCGGAGCTGGCAGCTTGGACGCTGCCTCCAAAACATCCTCACGAAACAAGGCTATCGTTATGTCATGCTTTCTTGCAAGCCACAGCGCATCCGCCGCAACATAGCCGAGTACCAATATAGGGATGGAAATGCCTGCCCGTCTCAGCTCCAATGCCTCATCTAGAAAAGCGACCCCTAAATAATCGACTCCGCTGTTTGCAGCTTCCCGTGCAATTTCCACCGCTCCATGGCCATAAGCATTGGCTTTCACAGAAGCCATCAGGCGTACGCCCTCGCCCATATGCGCTCGAAACACGCTTAAATTGCGGCGCAGCGCATCCAAAGAAATTTCTACCCGTGTTGGGCGATAATACCCCTCCAAGTCGTTCACCTTCTCCTTATCCGGCAGCCCCATACATTAGGGCCAGTAAACATCAATAGTAATAATGTTATACGTTGCCGTCAGGACTGTCAATGAAATGACCGCCGGATTTGATTAGCACGTCTTGGAAATTCAGGGAGATTCCTATTTATCGACACCAGATTGCACGGATTGGGCAATTTTGATCATTTCGGTTTCTGGCAGCGCGGCGCTTGTCAGCCTGAATTGATCACCTTCATAAGTCCAGCTGAGCGTTTGCTGCTCGGCTCCTGAGGTCAGCTCTCCCCACGTAAAGCCAAGATCCACCAAGGTGCCCGGTACGAGCGAAGCTGCTTGATCATGCGGCTGAGTCTGAATGAGCGAGAAGTCGTAAACGCCTGTATAGCGAGTCAGCTGCCCAGGATTCCCAGCGAACTCCACATCACTGCTGTCTTTCCAAACGACGCCATCCGGCAAATAAGTCGGAGCCATCGTCAGGAACACGCCATCATCCGGCAGCGCACTTGTCTCATTAGCTTCCTCACCCGCATTCGAGCTGCCATCTGTATTTTGATCTGTACTCGCATTTTGATCGCTGCCAGTGTTTTGCTCCGAATTGGCTTCTGTATTTGCATTGCCGGAAATGCCTGTGCTGCTGTCCACATCGTTCTGCCCGCCTGCGTTATTGTCTGAACCAGCAGCTTGATTATTGTTTGTGCCATTGTTATTAGCATTATCCTCAGGCATAGCCGAAGTCGCTTGGTCGCCTGTGCCGCTGCTCGATGGGGTCGACTTCATGTTGGCTTCTGTCTCGAATACACTTTTATCGAATTTGGAACCAAATTCAAAGGTATTGAACTCCACCTCGACCATAAGCGCAGCATTGGCGTCGCTGACCTCGACATGGACTGGCTTGTAGCTCGACTTGTCTAGCCAAATCTTTTGCCGTGCCAATGAACCATTATTGTAATTCGCCATGACATCGAAGACGTAGGCACTTTCTTCAGAAGCAAATTGGCGCGAGTTATCAAGCAGAATGCTCTGCACCAGCGTCTGGTACAAATAAACCTGGCCTTGATTTTGCGGCCAATCGCTTTGGAAACGGAACACTTTATTGAGGCGTGGCGTCAGGACGAAAACGCCATCGTCATTGCGCAGTACAATTTGGGTAATGTCTTTTTCTTCATTAGTTAGCTTAATGCGATAATATTGCGGCTTCTGATAAGATACTTCAACCTTGTAGGTAAGCGGCTGTTGTCCCGTATGCAGTGTCATTGTCCCGCTTCCTTGATAACTCTCAAGCCCATTTACTACCTTGTCCAGATCCTTCACCACGGACTCGGCATCCTTCGTCCCGCAGGCAGCCAATACGAGTGAAAAACATAATATCATTGCCGCGGCCCATGTCATGCGACGCATTAAAATCATCCCCTCTTCACAATGTTTTGCCATCTGATTCATGTGTATGAGATAACTTGGACATTTATGCGGACTAGTTTGACAAGCTGGCTGTGAAAACGAATCAAAGCTTCCCCGCCATTTGTCGCGTTGATGCCCGTCTAAAGGCTAGTATGCTGAACGGACTGTGGTCCGTTACGTAATCTCGCGGAGCGCCTTACAATAAGGACATAGACGAACACGGGAAAGGATGAACGATATGAAAAAATTATTTCGCTCAACTACGGACAGTAAGCTGACTGGTCTGTGCGGAGGTTTAGGACAATGGCTTGGCATTGATCCTACTATTATAAGATTGCTTGTTGTTGTTGCATCGCTTTTCAGCTTAGGTGCTGTCATACTTGCTTATTTCATTGCAGTTTTGATTGTTCCAAAAGCTCCGCAAGGCGATTTCAGATTTGCTGATCACTACTAAAATTAATTTTGAGGAGAGATGATAGAATGGGAATTTTACAGCGTGTATTTAGTATGACGAAGGCAGCGGCCAATGAGATGTTAGATAAAATGGAAAACCCCGTGACCATGCTTAACCAATATTTGCGGGATCTGGACGTGGACATCGCAAGCACTGAACGTGAGAGCTTGCATCAGCAAGCGCAAGAGCGTGTTTTAGAAGCTAAGCTCACTGAGCTGCAGCAACAAGCCGACTACTATGAAAGCAAAGCAGAGCAAGCGGTAGCAGGTGAACGCGAGGAAGAGGCCCGTGCTGCACTTGAAGCTAAACTAGCTTACGCCGATCAGCGCGAAGAAACCTCAACGCTGGCTCAGCTAGCCAAGCAGAGCGCGTTTGAGCTCGGTCTTCGTCTCGAATCACTTAAGGAAGAAAAAATCCGGCTGCTGGAAAAACGCAAAGAACTCATTCTGCGCCTGAAGAAAACAGACGGGGCCACTGGCTATTCATCAGGAGATTCGTTGCAGGGGAGCTTCGCTTCCCGAGGTTTTGACCGTATTGAGCAGAAGCTGATGGAACGGGAAGCACAGCAGGAGTTGTCTAAAGCCCCCTATGGTGCGGGTCGTGACACGGCAGCAAATACCCAGCAAAACGAGCAGCAAAGCGCAAGAGTAGAGGAAGAGCTGCAGCGGTTATTGCAGAAAAAATCCGTCAGCTAAGCGTAAACGGCTGTCGCCGTCCTCTGGCGGCAAAGCTGCCGTTTCGAGAATGAAATATAAACAGGAGCCAATCCTTTAGCAGTCATACTGCTTTCTGAGTGGCTCCTGTTCTTTTTTACGGGCAATGTCCGTTATCCTCTTGAACGCCTTAACCTCTTCCACAGCTGCTCAAAGCTTCGGTAAATCCATTTGGACTCCTTCGTAAGCAAAGGCCCCAGCACAGCAAGAATAAGGACGTACAGTACGGCAAAGGATTGAATGGAGGCCATCAAGCCGCCCGCTTTGCCGATGTTCGCCATAATGATGGAGAACTCGCCTCGGGAAACGAGCGTAAAGCCTACATTAAGCGACGCCTTTGGCGTAATCCCTGAAATACGGCCCGCCAGCATCCCTGCTGCAAAATTGCCAATCAGCGTCAAAACGACCGCAATCAGCGTCATCCCTACCGCACCGCCCAAGGAGGCAGGCTCGATTGTTAAACCGAAGCTAAAGAAAAACAGCGCCCCGAAAAAATCGCGAAAGGGCAAAATCTGCTGCTCGATCCGCTTCACATGCCTAGATTCGCCCAGTACAAGTCCGATCATCAGCGCTCCTATCGCCTCTGCCACATGCAGCGTTTCCGAGAAGCCTGCGACAAGAAACAGCAGCGTCATAATCATCAGTAGGAACAGCTCTGACGATTTAATATTAAGCGCAAAATCAATATATTTAATAATTTTCCTGCCAATAAATAAAAATACAACGATGAATGCCAGGGCGGTCAAAGAGATTAGCAAAACACTCCAGAATGAAGAGGCGCCGCTCAAGATGAGTCCCGTCAAAATCGAAATGTGCACCGCAATGAACAAATCATCAAACATGATCATACCCATTATGATTTCCGTTTCCGGGTTAGCGGTTCTCTTTAAATCAACTAATACCTTTGCCACAATTGCAGTTGATGAGCTCGTCATAATACCGCAAACAACCAGCGTTTCTTTGATGGGCAAGTCCCCGATCCAGCCAAGCAGCAGCCCTGAGAGAAAATTCAGCGCTACGTAGAAGGAACCGCCTACGATTATCGCTTTTCCTGATTTCAACAGCCGCTTCACAGAAAACTCCAGCCCTAAATAAAACAACAAAAATAAAATGCCTAAACGTCCCATGAATTCGATAAAGGAAGAGCTCTCAATAAACCGCAAATCAATAATCCAAAAATGCGGCGCATGCGGTCCAACAGCCATTCCAATTAATATATAAAAAGGAATAACTGAGAAGCGAAGCTTCGCTGAAAGCAAGCCTGTCAGCGTAATGAGTGCCAGTGCCATCCCGACTTCAAATATGAGCGTCTCCATGGGCTAAAGCATCCCATTCAGCAAAAGTTTTTTTAATTGGTTCAGTTGAATGCGTTCACCTGCCACGACTAAGGTTACCCCTGGCGTAAACACGTATTCCGCGCCGGGATTAATATGCTTGTTCTTATCCTTCTCGACTACAGCCAGTATGGTCGCACCCGTTGTTTTGCGGATATCCAGCTCGCCAATTCGCTTGCCAACACATTTGGATAATGGCTCCAGCCGAATCCATTCGATAACTAAGCTATCTAACGCTATTTCCTGGTTTTCGAGAAATTTCGGCTTATAGGTGATCCCTGCAAGGATGGCCGATACAACTCTGGCTTCCTCGTCGTCAAGCGAAACCATTGACCGCATCTCATCAGGCTCATCAGCATCCATGTGAAACATATCCCGTCTTTCATCATTATGAACGACAATAACCAGTTGCTCCCCACCGCGGGTGCGCAGGCTGTATTTTTGGCCAATACCCGGCAGTTCAGATTCTCTAAGATCCACTTATAGCTCCTCCTCCCCGGGAAAATGTGTTTTCTGCAAACGTAATGGAGGCGACACTGACACGCATTGCGCCAGCTGGCGTCGTTACAGAGATCAGCTCACCAAGACGTGCGAGCAGCAATTGCCTGCCAACAGGGGATAGAAACGAAATCAGGTTTTCGTCTGGATTGGCCTGCTCAGGCATCACAATGGTAAAAGAATCCTTCGTATCAAATTCAGGATATTCAATCGTAATATGGCTGCCAATAAGCACCATGGCTTGAAGCTTTTCTTCCATTAGTACGTCCGTTTCCGAGAGAAGCTCTTGCACAGCCTCCGTATACAAGAATAGAAATTGGTCCATCTCCATACGCTCTTTCCCTTGCATAACAAAATGGGCGTCGAGGAAGCGTTTCTTCTCGACACCTAACACGGCAAGCTGCGCCATCAACTGTACTTGTGCATAGGACATTCCGATACTATGGTTCATAGTAGACCTCACTCCCTATGCGCACATTACTGATTTCACATAAACAAAAAACCGCTTTTTTCATACTGCTCTCCTCCTAAAATAATATAAGGCCTCTTCGTCAGAGGCCTTATAACAAGCTTACCAAACAAATAATATATGTCCAGCTATTATTTAAATCTAGTGTGACAAGCTATGCTTTTTTAATACGGGAAAAGAGGTTGTACAGACGGTTGATTTCGTATAAACTACAATTGATAACAATTCTCACTTGATGCTGATAAGCTAAAGAATTAATCTAGCGCTATGCTGCTGAAAAATATAAATTATAGAAGCTTCTTTACAAAGGAGGGGCGAAATATGAGAAAACCAGCTTCAGCCCTGCAAACGGGCAGCGGTTGCAGCTATTGGAAAAGGCAAGCCGCCACGGCGGATTTCGAGCAGCAAGCACCTGCTTTGAGCGATAACGATAACTGGCCTTCGGAATCCAAAGCCATGATCGACCGGACCATCCATTATATGAATGAAAAATATGCAGAAGGCATGACAAGGCAGAAGTTGTCCTCCATTGCAGGCATGAGTCTATGGCATTATTCCCATCAATTCAAGCATTGGGTTGGGCAAAGCCCCATTGATTATTTGAACCGCATCCGGATCAACAAAGCAAAGGAGCAATTGCTTCATTCTAATATGCGGATTAAGGAAATTGCAGAGCAAGTCGGCTTTGAAGATGAGTTTTATTTCAGCAGAAAGTTTAAAAAAGTGGCCGGCATAACGCCAAAACAATATGCCAATTGGACAAAAACACGAATAGCTTCCTTTTCATTTCCCTATGCGGGACATTTGCTCGCTTTAGGCATCATTCCGTGTGCCACACAGGTTGATCCGCAAAGGGACGTGCACCGCCATGCTTTTTTTCAGCATATTCCCTACCCGCTTAGACGCTCCAAACGAATGGAGCCGGACCTTGTCGACTATAATCGCAGTGCGCTTCAGCAGGCAAGACCCGAGCTCATTTTATGCGATGATATGGT
This genomic window contains:
- a CDS encoding type II toxin-antitoxin system PemK/MazF family toxin, producing the protein MIVKRGDVFFADLSPVVGSEQGGVRPVLVIQNDIGNRFSPTVIVAAITAQIQKAKLPTHVEMNAAAHGFDRDSVVLLEQIRTIDKQRLTDKITHLDDETMRKVDDALLISVGLIDF
- a CDS encoding CopG family ribbon-helix-helix protein is translated as MANVQNTKRIMISLPDHLLEEVDGIVAKENSNRSEFIRQAMKLYLVERKKRQIRESMQRGYLEMAKINLNMASEAFQAEVEADHTLGRLVSGV
- the alr gene encoding alanine racemase → MEGYYRPTRVEISLDALRRNLSVFRAHMGEGVRLMASVKANAYGHGAVEIAREAANSGVDYLGVAFLDEALELRRAGISIPILVLGYVAADALWLARKHDITIALFREDVLEAASKLPAPDEDHFNHKLKVHIKVDSGMGRLGLIGADAAIPFIEKALSVPQLEVEGLFTHYSRADEHDKSYTILQHERFQEIVRYVLQQELPIPIIHAANSAAGMDTPELAGNMLRLGISMYGLYPSDEVRHDELQLEPVLSLKTEIVMVKNAPSGWGISYGARYVTEGEERIGTLPIGYADGFSRMLTGKAQALVRGVKVPVRGTICMDQCMIALDAAATEAGEAVEQGEEVVLIGEQGNARISVEEVAKQLDTINYEVTCMLAARVPRVYMKDGKALSVVNPLI
- a CDS encoding outer membrane lipoprotein carrier protein LolA yields the protein MRRMTWAAAMILCFSLVLAACGTKDAESVVKDLDKVVNGLESYQGSGTMTLHTGQQPLTYKVEVSYQKPQYYRIKLTNEEKDITQIVLRNDDGVFVLTPRLNKVFRFQSDWPQNQGQVYLYQTLVQSILLDNSRQFASEESAYVFDVMANYNNGSLARQKIWLDKSSYKPVHVEVSDANAALMVEVEFNTFEFGSKFDKSVFETEANMKSTPSSSGTGDQATSAMPEDNANNNGTNNNQAAGSDNNAGGQNDVDSSTGISGNANTEANSEQNTGSDQNASTDQNTDGSSNAGEEANETSALPDDGVFLTMAPTYLPDGVVWKDSSDVEFAGNPGQLTRYTGVYDFSLIQTQPHDQAASLVPGTLVDLGFTWGELTSGAEQQTLSWTYEGDQFRLTSAALPETEMIKIAQSVQSGVDK
- a CDS encoding PspC domain-containing protein — its product is MKKLFRSTTDSKLTGLCGGLGQWLGIDPTIIRLLVVVASLFSLGAVILAYFIAVLIVPKAPQGDFRFADHY
- a CDS encoding PspA/IM30 family protein is translated as MGILQRVFSMTKAAANEMLDKMENPVTMLNQYLRDLDVDIASTERESLHQQAQERVLEAKLTELQQQADYYESKAEQAVAGEREEEARAALEAKLAYADQREETSTLAQLAKQSAFELGLRLESLKEEKIRLLEKRKELILRLKKTDGATGYSSGDSLQGSFASRGFDRIEQKLMEREAQQELSKAPYGAGRDTAANTQQNEQQSARVEEELQRLLQKKSVS
- a CDS encoding cation:proton antiporter, with protein sequence METLIFEVGMALALITLTGLLSAKLRFSVIPFYILIGMAVGPHAPHFWIIDLRFIESSSFIEFMGRLGILFLLFYLGLEFSVKRLLKSGKAIIVGGSFYVALNFLSGLLLGWIGDLPIKETLVVCGIMTSSSTAIVAKVLVDLKRTANPETEIIMGMIMFDDLFIAVHISILTGLILSGASSFWSVLLISLTALAFIVVFLFIGRKIIKYIDFALNIKSSELFLLMIMTLLFLVAGFSETLHVAEAIGALMIGLVLGESRHVKRIEQQILPFRDFFGALFFFSFGLTIEPASLGGAVGMTLIAVVLTLIGNFAAGMLAGRISGITPKASLNVGFTLVSRGEFSIIMANIGKAGGLMASIQSFAVLYVLILAVLGPLLTKESKWIYRSFEQLWKRLRRSRG
- a CDS encoding cation:proton antiporter regulatory subunit, with the translated sequence MDLRESELPGIGQKYSLRTRGGEQLVIVVHNDERRDMFHMDADEPDEMRSMVSLDDEEARVVSAILAGITYKPKFLENQEIALDSLVIEWIRLEPLSKCVGKRIGELDIRKTTGATILAVVEKDKNKHINPGAEYVFTPGVTLVVAGERIQLNQLKKLLLNGML
- a CDS encoding GreA/GreB family elongation factor, whose translation is MNHSIGMSYAQVQLMAQLAVLGVEKKRFLDAHFVMQGKERMEMDQFLFLYTEAVQELLSETDVLMEEKLQAMVLIGSHITIEYPEFDTKDSFTIVMPEQANPDENLISFLSPVGRQLLLARLGELISVTTPAGAMRVSVASITFAENTFSRGGGAISGS
- a CDS encoding AraC family transcriptional regulator, coding for MRKPASALQTGSGCSYWKRQAATADFEQQAPALSDNDNWPSESKAMIDRTIHYMNEKYAEGMTRQKLSSIAGMSLWHYSHQFKHWVGQSPIDYLNRIRINKAKEQLLHSNMRIKEIAEQVGFEDEFYFSRKFKKVAGITPKQYANWTKTRIASFSFPYAGHLLALGIIPCATQVDPQRDVHRHAFFQHIPYPLRRSKRMEPDLVDYNRSALQQARPELILCDDMVNEQIIGSIGKIARTVVIPWLELDWRQQFRQIAALLGKGEAAECWLADYDQKAACAGERVRKLFQGETISIVHLMQGHIVVYGRRNGGAVLYEDLKLNCPYDSENISILHAIKEQELPIFTGDRLLLIIDSDQASQHIWRQLQHSSVWKQLKAVKAGNVRRIQECPWLDYSPFAHNLMVEQVEGLFTMN